A region of Solanum dulcamara chromosome 7, daSolDulc1.2, whole genome shotgun sequence DNA encodes the following proteins:
- the LOC129895174 gene encoding E3 ubiquitin-protein ligase XBAT33 → MGNSFGCSASGERLVSAARDGDYVEAKMLLDCNPCLSKYSTFGGLNSPLHFAAAKGHNEIVALLLENGADVNSRNYCGQTALMQACRYGHWEVVQTLLLFRCNVTRADYLSGRTALHFAAVNGHVRCIRLVMADFVPSAPFESINAQTNAERGDSSNSKGKHEQSALSKFVNKAADGGITALHMAALNGYFDCVQLLLDLNANVSAVTFHYGSSMDLIGAGSTPLHYAACGGNLKCCQILIARGASRLTLNCNGWVPLDVARMWGRHWLEPLLAPNSDSIIPPFPSSSYLSLPLLSVLNIARECGLQSSGISSDDSDTCAVCLERACSVAAEGCGHQLCVRCALYLCSASNIPSELLGPPGSIPCPLCRHGIVSFVKLPGSPAKEIKLHLSLSLCTPCMLHPREQERSTPPSAHEIRKNRVASVSSDLFCPVTCSPFPSVAIPLCTCDEGPSPTLESIENDTQEETPNQSQSTSTDQDKMNVRLEKTTCSNMFWGRRSCSREHQCNAEINA, encoded by the exons ATGGGTAATTCTTTTGGGTGTTCGGCGTCCGGTGAACGGTTGGTATCGGCGGCGAGAGACGGTGATTATGTAGAAGCGAAGATGTTGCTTGATTGCAATCCATGCCTTTCGAAGTACTCTACTTTTGGTGGACTCAATTCCCCTCTTCACTTTGCTGCTGCTAAGGGACACAACGAG ATTGTTGCATTGTTGCTTGAGAACGGTGCTGATGTTAATTCTAGAAACTACTGTGGTCag acggCACTGATGCAGGCATGTAGATATGGCCACTGGGAAGTTGTTCAAACCCTTCTTCTCTTTAGATGCAAT GTTACCAGAGCAGATTATCTTAGTGGAAGGACAGCTCTCCATTTTGCAGCAGTGAATGGACATGTTAGATGCATAAGACTTGTGATGGCTGATTTCGTTCCTAGTGCCCCTTTTGAGTCTATAAATGCTCAAACAAATGCTGAAAGGGGTGACAGTTCAAATTCAAAAGGCAAGCATGAGCAAAG TGCGCTGTCAAAATTTGTAAATAAAGCTGCTGATGGTGGTATTACTGCTCTTCATATGGCTGCATTGAATGGGTATTTTGATTGTGTCCAGCTCCTGCTTGATCTTAATGCAAATGTATCAGCTGTGACATTTCACTATGGGTCATCGATGGATCTGATAG GAGCTGGAAGCACTCCTTTGCACTATGCTGCTTGTGGCGGAAATCTAAAATGTTGTCAG ATACTTATTGCAAGAGGTGCCAGTCGATTGACATTGAACTGCAATGG GTGGGTTCCTCTCGATGTTGCCAGGATGTGGGGGCGTCATTGGCTTGAACCATTACTTGCACCAAATTCTGATTCAATAATTCCACCCTTTCCATCTTCAAGTTATTTATCATTGCCTCTCTTAAGCGTGCTTAACATCGCAAG AGAGTGTGGGTTGCAGTCTTCAGGAATATCCTCTGATGATTCTGATACTTGTGCTGTTTGCCTGGAGAGGGCATGTTCAGTGGCTGCTGAAG GTTGTGGGCATCAATTGTGTGTAAGATGTGCACTCTATCTTTGCTCGGCAAGCAACATCCCATCTGAATTATTGGGTCCTCCTGGATCCATTCCATGTCCACTTTGCAGACATGGCATTGTCTCATTTGTAAAACTCCCTGGATCTCCTGCAAAGGAAATTAAGTTACATCTATCCCTTAGCTTATGCACACCATGCATGCTTCATCCTCGTGAGCAAGAACGATCAACACCACCTAGCGCACATGAAATTAGAAAGAATCGTGTTGCTTCAGTGTCTTCAGATCTTTTCTGTCCTGTGACTTGTAGCCCATTTCCCTCTGTTGCAATCCCTTTGTGTACCTGTGATGAAGGACCTTCCCCAACCTTGGAATCAATAGAAAATGATACTCAAGAAGAAACTCCTAATCAGTCACAGTCCACATCAACAGACCAAGACAAAATGAATGTGAGATTGGAAAAAACTACCTGCTCGAACATGTTTTGGGGCAGAAGAAGCTGCAGCAGGGAGCATCAGTGTAATGCTGAGATTAATGCTTAA
- the LOC129895645 gene encoding CEN-like protein 1, which produces MSSRGASEPLAIGRVIGEVVDSFSPSVKMKVIYNGSKQVSNGHEIMPAVVAAQPRVEIGGEDMRSAYTLIMTDPDAPSPSDPYLREHLHWIVTDIPGTTDISFGREIVCYETPKPVIGIHRYVFLLYKQRGRQTVKAPSTRDQFNTRRFSAENGLGSPVAAVYFNAQRETAARRR; this is translated from the exons ATGTCTTCAAGAGGGGCTAGTGAGCCACTTGCCATAGGGAGAGTAATAGGTGAGGTAGTAGACAGTTTCAGTCCAAGTGTGAAAATGAAAGTGATATACAATGGGAGCAAGCAAGTGTCCAATGGCCATGAGATCATGCCTGCTGTCGTTGCAGCTCAACCTCGTGTCGAAATTGGTGGTGAAGACATGAGATCTGCTTATACACTC ATCATGACGGACCCGGATGCTCCAAGTCCTAGTGATCCATACTTGAGGGAACATCTCCACTG GATTGTGACAGACATTCCTGGTACCACTGACATCTCTTTTG GACGGGAGATAGTGTGCTACGAGACACCAAAACCGGTAATTGGGATACACCGTTATGTATTTTTGTTGTACAAACAAAGAGGAAGGCAAACCGTGAAAGCACCATCAACAAGGGACCAATTCAACACTAGGAGGTTTTCGGCAGAAAATGGATTGGGATCTCCTGTTGCTGCTGTTTATTTCAATGCTCAGAGAGAAACTGCAGCCAGAAGAAGATGA